A window from Centropristis striata isolate RG_2023a ecotype Rhode Island chromosome 4, C.striata_1.0, whole genome shotgun sequence encodes these proteins:
- the foxg1c gene encoding forkhead box protein G1c produces the protein MEDLKTSERRFHKSSFSISSLLLRGDGVMEDQEPPAASHKLRDKSSQEEKFDSEKDFEKPKVCVKAERKSVSTAGKGNKGESKKSGAAGESVQEEKPPFSYNALIMMAIRQSPERRLTLNGIYEFIMDNFPYYRQNRQGWQNSIRHNLSLNKCFVKVPRHYDDPGKGNYWMLDPCSEDVFIGGTSGKLRRRAAGGSRTKLALKRGAGGLMSGTATSVTLAAAGSFYWPVPPFLPLQTPVRTHLGAGTYLSAQSRFPNHAASLVSQRARLAAASAADAERFVQHQEMSYIGLSCAQSRRHQIGAACAAFSASIPGCPLPLSDPYSFNMISGQASYFYSQQIPCAAAAFSPCQEECAAAKTQSPGAFVSRSCHSELGGFCHDFHNYTPSPPSSWNIEK, from the coding sequence ATGGAGGACTTGAAGACCTCGGAGCGGCGTTTCCACAAGTCGTCATTCAGCATCAGCAGCCTGTTGCTGAGAGGAGACGGAGTGATGGAGGACCAGGAGCCTCCTGCTGCCTCCCACAAACTCCGGGACAAGTCGAGTCAGGAGGAAAAGTTTGACAGTGAAAAAGACTTTGAGAAGCCCAAAGTGTGCGTTAAAGCAGAGAGAAAATCTGTTTCTACAGCtggaaaaggaaacaaaggagaGTCAAAGAAAAGCGGAGCAGCAGGAGAAAGCGTCCAGGAGGAGAAACCTCCGTTCAGTTATAACGCGCTGATCATGATGGCGATCCGCCAGAGTCCGGAGCGGAGACTCACTCTCAACGGCATCTACGAGTTCATCATGGACAACTTCCCGTACTACCGCCAGAACCGGCAGGGCTGGCAGAACTCCATCAGGCACAACTTGAGTCTCAACAAGTGCTTCGTTAAGGTGCCGCGCCACTACGACGACCCGGGAAAAGGCAACTACTGGATGCTGGACCCCTGCAGCGAGGACGTCTTCATAGGAGGGACCTCCGGGAAGCTGCGGCGCAGAGCGGCCGGCGGCTCCAGGACCAAGCTGGCGCTGAAACGAGGAGCAGGAGGTCTGATGTCCGGCACGGCGACCAGCGTGACGCTGGCGGCAGCGGGCTCCTTCTACTGGCCGGTGCCGCCCTTCCTGCCTCTCCAGACGCCAGTGCGCACACACCTTGGCGCAGGGACTTACCTGAGCGCTCAGTCCCGCTTCCCGAACCACGCCGCCTCGCTGGTGTCTCAGCGGGCCCGGCTGGCTGCAGCCAGCGCTGCGGACGCGGAGCGCTTCGTGCAGCACCAGGAAATGTCTTACATCGGACTCAGCTGCGCGCAGTCGCGGCGCCACCAGATTGGCGCCGCCTGCGCCGCTTTCTCCGCGTCCATCCCCGGCTGCCCCCTGCCGCTGTCGGACCCCTACTCCTTTAACATGATCTCCGGACAGGCCAGCTACTTCTACTCCCAGCAGATCCCCTGCGCTGCGGCCGCCTTCAGTCCGTGCCAAGAGGAGTGCGCCGCGGCCAAGACTCAGTCTCCGGGAGCGTTTGTGTCCCGGAGCTGCCACTCAGAGCTCGGCGGGTTCTGCCATGACTTTCATAATTACACTCCGAGCCCCCCCTCGTCCTGGAATATAGAGAAATAG
- the snrpd2 gene encoding small nuclear ribonucleoprotein Sm D2, with the protein MSLLTKPKSEMTPEELQKREEEEFNTGPLSVLTQSVKNNTQVLINCRNNKKLLGRVKAFDRHCNMVLENVKEMWTEVPKSGKGKKKSKPVNKDRYISKMFLRGDSVIIVLRNPLITGK; encoded by the exons AT GAGTCTGTTAACGAAGCCCAAGTCAGAGATGACCCCCGAGGAGCTCCAGAaacgggaggaggaggagttcaaCACGGGTCCTCTGTCGGTTCTCACCCAGTCTGTGAAGAACAACACTCAGGTCCTCATCAACTGTCGCAACAACAAGAAGCTGCTGGGACGCGTCAAGGCCTTCGACAG gcACTGCAACATGGTCCTGGAGAACGTGAAGGAGATGTGGACGGAGGTTCCTAAGAGCGGGAAAGGGAAGAAGAAGTCCAAACCGGTGAACAAGGACCGCTACATCTCTAAAATGTTCCTGAGAGGAGATTCTGTCATCATCGTGCTGAGGAATCCTCTCATCACTGGGAAATGA